One genomic region from Ardenticatenales bacterium encodes:
- a CDS encoding YdcF family protein: MSPERKKGLWRRRIFWLGAAAVVFPFVWWASVQNWYGRQLYPATAAPTQRVAIVFGARVYGNGRLSAMLRDRVETAVVLYHAGIVQKILVSGDNSTLSYNEPQEMMAYAIARGVPAADIQPDYGGRRTYDTCYRARAIFQVQSALLVTQAFHLPRALFTCRRLGVQAEGVIADRRDYSEISLRWSTSREIPATLLALWDVVWRRPAAVLGDPIPID; this comes from the coding sequence ATGTCGCCGGAAAGAAAAAAGGGCCTCTGGCGGCGGCGAATCTTCTGGTTGGGCGCGGCGGCGGTTGTTTTTCCCTTTGTTTGGTGGGCCTCGGTGCAGAACTGGTATGGTCGCCAGTTGTATCCGGCGACAGCCGCCCCCACCCAGCGGGTGGCGATTGTGTTTGGCGCGCGCGTCTACGGCAATGGCCGCCTGAGCGCCATGCTGCGGGATCGTGTGGAGACGGCGGTGGTGTTGTATCATGCCGGCATTGTGCAGAAAATCCTGGTCAGCGGGGACAACAGCACCCTATCATACAATGAGCCGCAAGAAATGATGGCCTACGCCATCGCCCGCGGCGTACCCGCGGCGGACATTCAGCCGGACTACGGCGGCAGGCGCACCTACGATACCTGCTACCGCGCCCGCGCCATTTTCCAGGTACAATCCGCCCTACTGGTGACGCAAGCGTTCCACTTACCCCGCGCCCTGTTTACCTGCCGGCGGCTGGGTGTGCAAGCAGAAGGCGTCATCGCCGACCGCCGCGACTACAGCGAAATCAGCCTGCGCTGGTCCACCAGCCGCGAGATACCCGCCACCCTGCTGGCTTTGTGGGACGTTGTCTGGCGGCGTCCCGCTGCCGTTCTGGGCGACCCTATCCCGATAGATTGA